The following are encoded in a window of Candidatus Kapaibacterium sp. genomic DNA:
- a CDS encoding OmpA family protein — MMKILTLAIIMLIINFAALQSQMRTVVAVTGHAIEAITKNPVAIKIAVHDNTGKKINQVKSNASEGGYYYVTGLFPGNTYTFKIIEEGYFATEIAVSIPNTDKYIEISRDFLVNPLKKGGIIPVAVSPFEINKSKLRFGSSVVLDDIVNTLKSNKNVKFTIKTFPDNNIDTLKNENLTGLRAESLMDYFVTNGISPERITVEGASVTDPNKPPPTEKRAKGKRYIGSAYIIINDF, encoded by the coding sequence ATGATGAAAATTCTCACATTAGCCATTATAATGCTGATTATCAATTTTGCCGCCCTACAATCACAAATGCGAACTGTGGTCGCCGTCACAGGTCATGCGATTGAGGCAATTACTAAAAATCCCGTTGCAATAAAAATCGCTGTTCATGATAACACGGGCAAAAAAATAAATCAAGTCAAAAGTAATGCTTCCGAAGGCGGTTATTACTACGTCACAGGTCTTTTTCCGGGCAATACTTACACATTTAAAATTATCGAAGAAGGATATTTTGCTACCGAAATCGCCGTTTCGATTCCTAATACTGACAAATACATCGAAATTTCCCGTGACTTTTTAGTCAATCCGCTTAAGAAAGGCGGTATAATTCCGGTTGCTGTTTCGCCATTTGAAATTAACAAATCGAAACTCAGATTTGGTTCTTCGGTTGTATTAGATGACATTGTCAACACTTTGAAAAGCAACAAAAATGTGAAATTTACGATAAAAACATTTCCTGATAATAATATCGATACTCTAAAAAATGAAAATTTAACCGGTTTGCGTGCCGAATCATTAATGGATTATTTTGTCACAAATGGCATTAGTCCGGAGAGAATTACTGTTGAAGGTGCGTCTGTTACCGACCCTAATAAACCGCCACCTACCGAAAAAAGAGCTAAGGGCAAAAGGTACATTGGCAGTGCGTATATTATAATCAACGACTTTTAG
- a CDS encoding amino acid ABC transporter ATP-binding protein, protein MNSNIIEISGLDKYYDGNRILKALNFSVSRGEIVSIIGRSGCGKTTLLKCVNLLEIPENGIYNINNTIFDFTNLNLAALKTRRIFSGQNTFLDKADYLGYELKTSIMQIRRKIALIFQSLNLFSNLNVLENVSLAPRIINGLTKEEAAELAISLLNKLNLRDFEKRMPYSLSGGQAQRVAIARSLAMNPDVILFDEPTSALDPELISDFVELMKDLQSEGITQIIVTHQMLLARVVADRVVYMQDGELIESGTPEEIFDNPKDPKTSSYISKVLLR, encoded by the coding sequence GTGAACTCTAATATTATCGAAATATCGGGATTAGACAAGTATTACGATGGCAATAGAATCCTCAAAGCTCTGAACTTTTCGGTAAGCAGAGGGGAAATTGTTTCCATTATAGGACGTTCCGGTTGTGGGAAAACCACGCTTTTGAAATGCGTTAATTTGCTCGAAATCCCCGAAAACGGTATTTATAATATTAATAACACAATTTTTGACTTTACTAACCTTAATTTAGCTGCCCTGAAAACTCGAAGAATCTTTTCGGGGCAGAATACTTTTCTTGACAAAGCCGATTATCTCGGTTATGAATTGAAAACAAGTATCATGCAAATCAGACGCAAAATTGCCCTGATTTTCCAGTCTCTCAATCTTTTTTCCAATCTTAACGTATTAGAAAATGTCAGTTTGGCTCCGCGAATCATAAATGGATTGACCAAAGAAGAAGCCGCTGAATTAGCAATTTCACTTCTAAACAAACTTAATCTTCGTGATTTCGAAAAGCGAATGCCTTACAGCCTGTCGGGTGGTCAAGCTCAAAGAGTGGCTATAGCTCGTTCTCTTGCGATGAATCCTGATGTGATACTATTCGATGAGCCTACTTCGGCTTTAGACCCCGAGTTAATTTCTGATTTTGTGGAATTGATGAAGGATTTGCAAAGCGAAGGTATCACTCAAATCATCGTTACTCACCAAATGCTGCTCGCAAGAGTAGTTGCCGATAGAGTTGTGTATATGCAGGATGGAGAGCTAATCGAATCCGGCACTCCGGAGGAAATTTTTGACAATCCCAAAGACCCCAAAACTTCATCTTATATATCTAAGGTGTTGTTGCGATGA
- a CDS encoding ABC transporter substrate-binding protein/permease has protein sequence MTKIFTFFAVFFIVYTTNSQDLLKWAADAEGNAPYIFQDPNVPEKLIGFEIDIASALAYELGLKERFVQNQWDGLIPGLYRGDYDIAMNGLEITDERKKAVNFSKPYYITHLSIVIRFESDSLRDEFDLKGMNVGALKNSQAENVLNELDGVKTRTYEGEVNAFEDLQNGRIDAVLVDFPIALYYTSINKALKIVGSEVSEVSYGIALRLEDKQLLQTINAGLDSLIITGELRKILESWNLWNHEMTEYSNDYSEYDLPAIRYDYFVASMSQDSSLESLFVRYLSFMPMVARAALMTVNISVLSMIIAIILGLFIAITKVYGPKPLSILASVFIEVIRGTPLLIQLFFIFYALPTIGIKLSPFLAAIIGLGLNYAAYEAENYRAGLFSVQKGQIEAALSLGMSRRNALRHIVLPQAFRIVLPPVTNDFISLLKDSSLVSVITLVELTKLYNQLSSTYFDYIGTGIMIAAVYLLLGLPFVKLSRSIEHRMTNDVDKKKY, from the coding sequence ATGACCAAAATATTTACTTTTTTTGCTGTATTTTTCATAGTTTATACAACGAATTCGCAGGATTTGCTGAAGTGGGCTGCTGATGCCGAAGGTAACGCCCCTTATATTTTCCAAGACCCAAACGTTCCCGAGAAATTAATCGGATTTGAAATTGATATTGCGTCTGCATTAGCCTATGAACTCGGACTCAAAGAGCGTTTTGTCCAAAATCAGTGGGATGGACTAATTCCCGGATTATATCGCGGCGATTACGATATCGCTATGAATGGGCTTGAAATCACTGATGAAAGAAAGAAGGCAGTCAATTTCTCCAAGCCATATTATATTACTCATCTGTCAATCGTAATTCGATTCGAATCGGACTCACTTCGCGATGAATTTGACTTGAAAGGTATGAATGTAGGTGCACTTAAAAACTCCCAAGCTGAAAATGTGCTTAATGAGTTGGACGGAGTCAAAACCAGAACATATGAGGGCGAAGTGAACGCTTTCGAGGACTTGCAGAATGGTAGAATTGATGCAGTTTTAGTTGATTTCCCAATAGCATTATATTATACAAGTATCAATAAAGCACTGAAAATAGTTGGCTCTGAAGTAAGCGAAGTAAGTTACGGAATTGCCCTCAGACTTGAGGACAAACAGCTTCTCCAAACAATTAACGCAGGTCTCGACTCATTGATTATAACCGGCGAATTGAGGAAAATTCTGGAATCATGGAACCTCTGGAACCATGAAATGACTGAGTATTCAAATGATTATTCCGAATACGATTTGCCTGCAATTCGCTATGATTATTTCGTAGCGTCAATGTCACAAGATTCATCCTTAGAATCACTCTTCGTCCGCTATTTATCGTTTATGCCCATGGTAGCTCGTGCCGCATTGATGACGGTCAATATTTCAGTTCTATCAATGATAATCGCTATAATTCTGGGTTTATTCATTGCTATTACTAAAGTATATGGTCCGAAACCCTTATCGATATTGGCTTCAGTATTCATTGAAGTTATTCGAGGGACACCATTACTGATTCAGTTGTTTTTCATTTTTTATGCATTGCCGACAATCGGAATCAAATTGTCACCTTTTTTGGCAGCCATTATTGGCTTGGGCTTGAATTATGCCGCATACGAAGCCGAAAACTATAGAGCGGGACTGTTTTCAGTCCAAAAGGGACAAATAGAAGCTGCTTTATCCTTAGGGATGTCTCGCCGGAATGCACTCCGACATATTGTATTGCCGCAAGCTTTCCGAATAGTATTGCCGCCTGTGACAAATGATTTTATATCACTGCTCAAGGATTCATCACTCGTATCGGTCATCACATTAGTAGAATTGACAAAACTTTATAATCAATTATCGTCAACATATTTTGATTATATCGGCACCGGTATTATGATTGCCGCAGTCTACTTGCTTCTCGGGCTACCCTTTGTCAAACTATCTCGTAGTATAGAGCATCGCATGACTAATGATGTTGACAAAAAAAAGTATTAA
- a CDS encoding leucine-rich repeat domain-containing protein: protein MKKALIIFVSLMMFGFVDMDAQNNERLKKFERSKQERNTNRPDRQKITDRLNRRSAGMTMEEALAQATTLKTLTLRGDGLTSLSSQIGEFVVLERLNLTDNLLTALPSEIAKLTNLKEINLSKNKFTKIPDVLAKLPNLTSIEMSDNQLTTIGQDLLAFKTLSKLNLDNNQISRVDADFSKLENLTDLSLIANKLTELPVELSNAPSLKELNLAENQLNSLPKSIGNFPKLASLDISKNNLRGLPEEITSIQRLRTIELHGNPLDTLPTSFGSLSSIMKLDLSGTNIKTFPKSFEQLQQLRTLVMNNMGLTKLPDDVAAITQLQELSLNNNKLKDLPANMDAMTRLRSVSLTNNEFTEIPASLGKIATLQNLDMSNNKIVTVGSAVKGMTNLQSFNLNANQISSISDDISNLVKVKSISLIDNKITTLPASMSRMTELKMINLKGNPISDTEKEKIKKDIPKARLIF, encoded by the coding sequence ATGAAAAAAGCATTAATAATTTTTGTGTCTCTGATGATGTTTGGTTTTGTTGATATGGACGCACAAAACAATGAGCGTCTAAAAAAGTTTGAACGTTCAAAACAAGAAAGAAACACCAATCGTCCGGATAGACAAAAAATTACAGACAGATTAAACAGACGGTCTGCAGGTATGACAATGGAAGAAGCTTTAGCTCAAGCTACAACGCTCAAAACCTTAACTTTGAGAGGCGATGGTTTGACAAGTCTATCTTCGCAAATTGGCGAATTTGTAGTTCTCGAGAGGCTTAATTTAACAGATAATTTGCTCACAGCTCTACCGTCGGAAATTGCAAAATTGACAAATCTTAAAGAAATAAATTTAAGTAAGAATAAATTTACAAAGATTCCTGATGTGCTCGCTAAATTGCCAAATTTAACTTCTATTGAAATGAGCGACAATCAGCTTACTACAATCGGACAGGATTTATTAGCCTTCAAAACTCTTAGCAAACTCAACTTAGACAATAATCAAATCTCAAGAGTTGATGCAGACTTTTCAAAATTGGAAAATCTAACAGATTTGTCATTGATAGCTAATAAATTGACTGAACTTCCGGTTGAATTGTCCAACGCTCCATCTTTGAAGGAATTGAATCTTGCTGAAAATCAGCTCAATTCACTTCCGAAATCAATCGGGAATTTCCCCAAACTAGCATCATTAGATATAAGCAAGAACAATCTCAGAGGACTTCCAGAAGAAATTACTTCAATCCAGCGCCTGAGAACGATTGAATTGCACGGCAACCCACTTGATACTTTACCAACATCTTTCGGTTCACTATCATCAATCATGAAACTTGACCTTAGCGGTACTAATATCAAAACTTTTCCCAAATCATTCGAGCAACTCCAACAACTCAGAACTTTGGTAATGAACAATATGGGATTGACAAAACTACCCGATGATGTGGCTGCAATTACACAACTTCAAGAACTTTCGCTCAACAACAATAAATTGAAAGATTTGCCTGCAAATATGGATGCTATGACTCGCTTACGTTCTGTATCTCTGACTAATAACGAATTTACTGAAATTCCGGCGTCTTTGGGGAAAATAGCTACACTTCAAAATCTCGATATGTCGAACAATAAAATCGTTACCGTGGGTTCGGCTGTAAAGGGAATGACAAATTTGCAAAGCTTTAATTTGAATGCTAACCAAATCAGTTCGATTTCCGACGATATTTCCAATCTTGTTAAAGTTAAATCAATATCATTGATTGACAACAAGATTACGACTTTACCGGCATCAATGTCAAGAATGACTGAACTGAAAATGATAAATTTGAAGGGTAATCCGATTTCTGACACTGAGAAAGAAAAAATCAAAAAGGATATTCCGAAAGCTCGATTGATTTTCTAA
- the ppk1 gene encoding polyphosphate kinase 1: MFATNDEPIIENNEIEKQSALNSKKKLTSHNFYFNRELSLIEFQRRVLSEAEDKRHPLLERLKFCCILSSNLDEFFMIRVAGLKSQVAGDVVELSYDGMTPENQLKEIRKQLLPIYKKQEDILTAQIFPELEKNDIYFHRIENLNDEEYLYVENFFNNEILPLLTPLSLGPANPFPRLINRSLNIAFLLKENNEDVTENHIAFIQVPSVLTRFVKIPRESGYHIVLIEHVIKAFADALFPGFEILMANTFRVTRDADIEIAEDEADDLLSEIAEQIRLRNWGKAVVRLEVNSKMPDYLANLLMKALDIEPSDVYVHARPLNLVDFMELTKYDLRHLKDTPFASRKIPEFMIEDVTLFDAIKNQDIMVHHPFDTFSNSTLKFITQAVHDPDVLAIKITLYRTGMNSDVVAALKRAAENGKLVTAFVELKARFDEEKNIIWAKELELAGAHVVYGVPGLKTHCKIAMIVRREQGKLKTYLHLSTGNYNQITARLYTDVGLFTANDEFAKDATHLFNYLTAYSYHKDWNHLILAPVDMKRKILYFIDREIEKHSEANPSFIFAKMNSIAHREVIPALYRASQAGVKIQLLVRGITCLKPGIPGISENIEIRSVIGRFLEHSRIFYFKNGGDEEFYISSADWMSRNLNRRVESMIPIYEPSLRSQLWQILNIYWQDNCKSWVLNTDGTYTKISPSDGEKPFSAQEFFLGQAKQSKLF; the protein is encoded by the coding sequence ATGTTCGCCACAAATGATGAGCCGATAATCGAAAATAATGAAATTGAAAAGCAAAGCGCCCTGAATAGTAAGAAGAAACTAACATCGCACAATTTTTACTTCAATCGGGAATTAAGTTTGATTGAATTCCAAAGGCGTGTACTTAGCGAGGCGGAAGATAAAAGACATCCGTTGTTGGAGCGTTTGAAATTCTGCTGTATATTGAGCTCTAACTTAGACGAGTTTTTCATGATTCGAGTAGCCGGACTTAAAAGCCAGGTTGCAGGCGATGTGGTAGAACTTTCATATGACGGAATGACACCGGAGAATCAGCTAAAGGAAATTCGCAAACAACTCTTGCCTATCTACAAAAAGCAAGAAGATATTCTTACCGCGCAAATTTTTCCGGAATTAGAAAAAAATGATATTTACTTCCATAGAATAGAAAATTTGAATGACGAGGAATACTTATATGTCGAAAATTTCTTCAACAATGAGATATTACCATTGCTGACTCCGTTGAGTTTGGGACCGGCAAATCCTTTCCCGCGTCTTATCAACCGTAGCTTAAACATTGCTTTTTTGCTTAAAGAAAATAATGAAGATGTCACTGAAAACCATATAGCTTTTATTCAGGTGCCTTCGGTTTTGACTCGATTTGTGAAAATACCGCGAGAATCTGGCTATCACATCGTTCTAATCGAACACGTTATCAAAGCATTTGCAGATGCACTTTTCCCCGGATTTGAAATCCTAATGGCAAATACTTTCCGAGTAACTCGTGACGCTGATATCGAAATTGCGGAAGACGAAGCTGATGATTTATTATCCGAAATAGCCGAACAAATCAGACTCAGAAATTGGGGGAAAGCAGTTGTCAGGCTCGAAGTAAATTCCAAAATGCCGGATTACCTTGCTAATTTGTTGATGAAAGCGCTCGACATAGAGCCATCAGATGTTTACGTTCATGCACGTCCTTTGAATTTGGTAGATTTCATGGAATTAACAAAATATGATTTGCGCCATTTGAAAGACACACCATTTGCATCCAGAAAGATACCGGAATTTATGATTGAGGATGTTACATTGTTTGATGCCATAAAAAATCAAGATATTATGGTGCATCATCCATTCGATACTTTTTCGAATAGTACATTGAAATTCATTACTCAAGCAGTTCACGACCCTGATGTCTTGGCAATTAAAATCACTTTGTACAGAACGGGAATGAATTCCGATGTAGTGGCTGCATTAAAACGAGCAGCCGAAAACGGCAAACTTGTGACTGCATTTGTCGAATTAAAAGCCAGATTTGACGAAGAAAAAAACATAATTTGGGCTAAAGAGTTAGAACTTGCCGGTGCTCACGTTGTGTATGGTGTCCCTGGATTGAAAACGCATTGTAAGATTGCGATGATTGTCCGCCGAGAACAAGGCAAACTCAAGACTTATTTGCATCTTTCGACCGGAAATTATAATCAAATTACAGCTCGTCTTTATACTGATGTTGGACTCTTTACGGCAAATGATGAATTCGCCAAAGATGCTACGCATTTATTTAATTATTTGACAGCCTATTCTTACCATAAGGACTGGAATCATTTGATTTTGGCTCCTGTCGATATGAAAAGAAAAATTTTATATTTCATAGATAGGGAAATTGAAAAACATTCGGAAGCAAATCCGAGCTTCATTTTTGCAAAGATGAATTCAATTGCCCACCGTGAAGTTATTCCCGCTTTATATAGAGCATCTCAAGCAGGAGTAAAGATTCAATTGCTTGTAAGGGGAATAACATGCCTCAAACCCGGCATTCCCGGAATTAGTGAGAATATTGAGATTCGTAGCGTGATTGGCAGATTTTTAGAGCATAGCCGGATTTTTTATTTCAAAAATGGGGGAGACGAAGAGTTTTACATCTCAAGCGCCGATTGGATGTCTCGTAATTTGAATCGCCGTGTAGAATCTATGATACCAATTTATGAACCGAGTTTGAGAAGCCAACTTTGGCAAATTCTTAACATTTATTGGCAAGACAATTGCAAATCATGGGTACTGAATACTGACGGTACTTATACTAAGATTTCTCCTTCGGACGGTGAGAAGCCCTTTTCTGCCCAAGAATTTTTTTTGGGTCAAGCAAAGCAAAGTAAGCTGTTCTAA
- a CDS encoding ABC transporter permease, with the protein MKFEYFIARRYIFAKRSFNFITVITVLSIIGITVGVAALIVVLSIFNGFQNMTKKQFLGFDPHIRIVPKEGTWFDPKGLTKQIAEIEMTESIVESYNSKAIGFNNNQVQVFELLAVDSEHEDFYDGIRRATIFGKFALKTDNPRLPGIVVGNVLADKLRVLPGDTLMLLSPRSIEKIISGVGMRGTQPAIVTGIFSSNIKDYDSRFGISSDVLAKSILNPNMGFINSIDLRINDIKHLDAMKSKISAILPKDLQVLTWQDLNPDLFAIMKFERFATFSVLSIIIMLAVFNVLISLSMTVIEKRRDIGVLRSMGASGKSIRNIFVYQGVIIGLVSTVIGTALGLFVSFGQINYKWLKVDSSKFIIDAIPVAVDSADVWIIAGFSIILSTIATIYPARRASDMEIIGSIRTE; encoded by the coding sequence ATGAAATTCGAGTACTTCATAGCACGTAGGTATATTTTTGCCAAACGCAGTTTCAACTTCATAACTGTGATTACCGTTCTGTCTATCATCGGGATTACTGTCGGAGTGGCGGCACTAATCGTAGTGCTTTCGATTTTTAACGGCTTTCAGAATATGACAAAAAAGCAATTTTTAGGATTCGACCCGCATATCAGGATAGTCCCGAAGGAAGGGACATGGTTCGACCCGAAGGGATTGACAAAGCAAATTGCCGAAATTGAAATGACAGAATCTATTGTCGAAAGTTACAACTCAAAAGCTATCGGATTCAACAACAACCAAGTCCAAGTTTTCGAATTATTGGCGGTTGATTCGGAGCATGAAGATTTTTACGATGGAATCCGAAGAGCAACGATTTTCGGAAAGTTTGCATTGAAAACCGACAATCCACGTTTGCCCGGAATTGTAGTCGGGAACGTTCTTGCCGACAAGCTGCGAGTGCTCCCGGGAGATACGCTGATGCTTTTGTCGCCGCGTTCAATCGAAAAAATCATTTCCGGTGTTGGAATGCGTGGAACTCAACCCGCAATTGTTACGGGAATATTTAGCTCCAACATCAAGGACTATGATTCACGATTTGGTATTTCGAGCGACGTATTGGCTAAATCAATACTAAATCCCAACATGGGATTCATCAACTCTATTGATTTGCGTATTAATGATATCAAGCATCTCGATGCGATGAAATCTAAAATTTCTGCAATTTTGCCTAAGGATTTGCAAGTTCTTACTTGGCAGGATTTGAACCCTGATTTATTTGCAATCATGAAATTCGAGCGATTCGCTACATTTTCTGTTCTGAGCATTATAATTATGCTCGCAGTATTCAATGTGCTTATTTCATTGTCTATGACCGTGATTGAAAAGCGACGCGATATTGGTGTGCTTCGCTCTATGGGAGCATCAGGCAAATCAATCCGTAATATCTTCGTTTATCAAGGAGTTATTATCGGGCTTGTTAGCACGGTAATCGGTACAGCGCTTGGACTATTTGTCTCCTTTGGTCAAATAAATTACAAATGGCTCAAAGTTGATTCGTCTAAATTTATAATAGATGCCATTCCGGTAGCAGTAGATTCGGCAGATGTGTGGATAATTGCCGGATTTTCAATAATACTGTCCACCATCGCAACGATTTATCCGGCGAGACGTGCTTCAGATATGGAAATAATCGGCTCGATTAGAACAGAATAA
- a CDS encoding cation diffusion facilitator family transporter — translation MAPPKNKYHVAYILVWISIVLNILVFAIKYYAGLRINSLAMIADAWHTLSDSITSAVVLIGFWIASKPADYEHPFGHGRAESVISVIVATILAVVGINFISESIARLQTREIVDYDITTLIIFSITIVIKEIMAQYSIYYGKKINSESLKADGWHHRTDAISTVVIVVGAFFGEQFYWMDSVLAMGVSLMLFYVTYEILKSAAGSLLGEHPSHEFKLQVMNIAKNVNPAITSVHHFRIHSYGDHKELNIDIRLPAEMSVHDAHVIASAVEKSIYYKMNYKTTVHVEPGLYSEYLRNSNYF, via the coding sequence ATGGCGCCACCTAAGAATAAATACCATGTAGCATATATTTTAGTTTGGATTTCGATTGTACTAAACATCTTGGTTTTTGCAATTAAATATTATGCCGGACTGAGGATTAATTCTCTTGCTATGATTGCTGATGCTTGGCATACCTTGTCTGATTCGATAACGTCGGCTGTGGTGCTTATTGGCTTTTGGATAGCATCAAAGCCTGCTGATTACGAGCATCCTTTTGGTCATGGCAGGGCAGAATCAGTTATTTCGGTTATCGTCGCAACTATTTTGGCAGTTGTCGGTATAAATTTCATCTCCGAATCTATTGCGAGATTACAAACACGTGAAATCGTCGATTATGATATTACAACGCTTATCATTTTCTCTATAACGATTGTTATCAAAGAGATAATGGCGCAGTATTCAATTTATTACGGTAAGAAAATCAATTCCGAATCCCTTAAGGCTGATGGTTGGCATCACAGAACGGATGCAATCTCAACTGTCGTTATCGTTGTAGGAGCATTTTTCGGCGAACAATTTTATTGGATGGATAGTGTACTTGCAATGGGAGTATCATTGATGTTGTTCTACGTTACATACGAAATTCTAAAGTCAGCAGCCGGTTCATTACTTGGAGAACACCCCTCGCATGAATTCAAATTGCAAGTAATGAACATCGCCAAAAATGTTAATCCGGCAATTACTTCGGTGCATCATTTCCGTATTCATAGTTACGGCGACCACAAAGAGCTCAATATTGACATCCGCCTTCCTGCTGAAATGAGTGTTCATGATGCTCATGTTATAGCAAGTGCAGTCGAAAAATCCATCTATTATAAAATGAATTACAAAACAACTGTTCATGTTGAGCCGGGACTTTATTCAGAATACCTTCGGAACTCTAACTATTTCTAA
- a CDS encoding RNA methyltransferase, which yields MLTEKRLKRFETVLQNRQVDLTAVFENIWDPHNLSACLRSCDAVGILKVYLVYDGSQRFPKLGDSSSASARKWVESEFFTDIEECYAKLRSQDFKIYTTHLASDSKSLYDLNLTEKVALVFGNEHFGITERACELADGNFIIPQVGMIKSLNISVACAISTYEAFRQRQVSGFYDKCRLDQEFYDSKLHEWKLRR from the coding sequence GTGTTAACTGAGAAACGTCTTAAAAGATTTGAAACAGTCTTGCAAAACAGGCAAGTGGATTTGACAGCCGTATTCGAGAACATCTGGGACCCACATAACCTATCGGCTTGTTTGCGTTCGTGTGATGCAGTAGGCATCTTGAAAGTGTATCTTGTTTACGACGGCTCACAGAGATTCCCGAAATTAGGCGATTCGAGTTCTGCAAGCGCTCGAAAATGGGTCGAATCTGAGTTCTTTACCGATATCGAGGAATGTTACGCGAAACTCCGAAGCCAAGATTTCAAGATTTACACTACTCATTTGGCGAGTGATTCGAAATCTCTTTACGATTTGAATCTGACCGAAAAAGTAGCCCTTGTATTCGGAAATGAGCACTTTGGCATTACGGAGAGAGCTTGTGAGTTAGCTGACGGCAACTTTATTATTCCTCAAGTGGGTATGATTAAGAGTCTCAATATTTCGGTTGCTTGTGCAATCAGTACCTACGAAGCTTTCAGGCAACGGCAGGTAAGCGGTTTTTACGATAAATGCAGATTGGATCAGGAATTTTACGATTCAAAATTGCATGAATGGAAATTAAGAAGATAA
- a CDS encoding GatB/YqeY domain-containing protein has product MSLETIINEQMKAAMKSGEKLRLETIRSIRAVIIEFSKSGTGKEMTPDEEINILNSLAKKRKDAIEMYANAGRTDLKEKEEEELQIIMEFLPKQMSADEMRDVIREIISENGFDKASDLGKLIGASVKQLKGKGDNKLIQQIAKELLGA; this is encoded by the coding sequence ATGTCATTAGAAACGATAATAAACGAACAAATGAAAGCGGCTATGAAATCCGGTGAAAAGTTACGTCTCGAAACGATTCGTTCAATCAGAGCCGTAATCATCGAGTTTTCAAAATCCGGAACAGGCAAAGAGATGACTCCCGATGAAGAAATCAACATACTCAATTCATTGGCTAAAAAGCGAAAAGATGCGATTGAAATGTATGCTAATGCCGGAAGAACAGATTTGAAAGAGAAGGAAGAAGAAGAACTGCAGATTATCATGGAGTTTTTGCCAAAACAAATGTCTGCTGATGAAATGCGTGATGTAATTCGTGAAATTATTTCCGAAAATGGTTTCGACAAAGCATCGGATTTAGGCAAGTTAATCGGAGCATCGGTTAAGCAACTCAAGGGAAAAGGGGATAACAAACTTATTCAACAAATCGCAAAAGAATTGCTTGGGGCTTGA